In Lineus longissimus chromosome 9, tnLinLong1.2, whole genome shotgun sequence, one genomic interval encodes:
- the LOC135493866 gene encoding uncharacterized protein LOC135493866: protein MGQGTRAGTFYKWWSFIIIICSIPFLLLLIITTKQSSLSSLYEAQGPLVELNRPLVEKRDLKQAVGGHAEQKILKQEPEGKVAPAGSRTMTSLLKPLADLVKIASGEELLPENASHTLVDRRDFNKLIRYNWPVGKPKGAIYFLIEGKRLSLLKKALSMLDRNYNTVYKYPIILFHEDNINATTRTYIRTFTKSLLFFQEIEMTLPRYNLISYLVPKKDVCVRRPVSYRHMCRFNAILIYKEPIFNHLEYYLRLDTDSEILRPIKYDIFKRMRDYRKVHGYIWMKYDGNRCVLGLWNATKTYVAENKIKAQFLDKWPNGRVYYNNFEVSRVDFWRSKEVQGYLDYIDKLGGIYYLRWGDNPIKALAVAVFLPKTKLHYFKDVGYKHDRLLVRH from the coding sequence ATGGGCCAAGGTACACGGGCAGGAACATTTTACAAATGGTGgtccttcatcatcatcatatgcaGCATTCCGTTCCTCCTCCTTCTCATTATTACAACCAAGCAGAGCAGTTTATCAAGTCTATACGAGGCCCAGGGACCTTTAGTCGAACTAAACCGACCTCTGGTAGAGAAACGGGATTTAAAACAGGCAGTCGGTGGGCATGCGGAACAGAAAATTCTAAAACAGGAACCAGAAGGGAAGGTAGCACCAGCTGGAAGCAGGACCATGACTTCTTTGTTGAAACCTTTGGCAGATTTAGTGAAAATCGCCTCCGGTGAGGAGCTGTTACCAGAAAATGCAAGTCATACTCTAGTGGATCGGAgagatttcaataaattgatcCGATACAATTGGCCTGTAGGAAAACCTAAAGGGGCCATTTATTTCCTGATTGAAGGAAAGCGACTTAGTTTATTGAAAAAGGCCTTGTCGATGTTGGACCGCAACTACAACACCGTGTACAAGTATCCCATCATTCTCTTCCATGAAGACAACATCAATGCTACCACGCGGACGTATATCAGAACGTTTACAAAATCCCTCttgttttttcaagaaattgagATGACTTTACCGCGTTACAACCTCATTTCCTACCTCGTGCCAAAAAAGGATGTGTGCGTCCGTCGCCCAGTCTCATACCGACATATGTGTCGCTTTAACGCCATTCTTATATATAAGGAGCCGATTTTCAACCATTTAGAATATTATCTGCGGCTTGATACAGACTCTGAAATCCTCAGACCAATCAAATACGACATATTCAAGAGGATGCGAGACTATAGAAAAGTCCATGGCTACATATGGATGAAGTATGATGGAAATCGCTGTGTTCTTGGGCTATGGAACGCCACCAAAACATACGTCGctgaaaacaaaatcaaagCTCAATTTTTAGACAAGTGGCCCAATGGCAGAGTTTACTATAATAATTTTGAAGTGAGCCGAGTGGACTTCTGGCGCTCAAAGGAAGTTCAGGGCTACCTTGACTACATTGATAAACTTGGAGGTATTTATTACCTAAGGTGGGGTGACAATCCCATTAAGGCTTTGGCAGTAGCtgtatttttaccaaaaactaagcTTCATTACTTCAAGGATGTTGGATATAAACATGACAGGTTATTAGTCAGACATTAG